A single region of the Pararge aegeria chromosome 18, ilParAegt1.1, whole genome shotgun sequence genome encodes:
- the LOC120631412 gene encoding ankyrin-1-like: MDFSSLNPLSSNPLNLAARNNDVKKVEKLLKKMNPNCVDNRGWTCLHEAAARDSYQSILLILKHKDIRPMAETHEGHTALYLACRYMSSVQTVQALLDSVPDIANYGSTENVTPLHVSSAQGRLEVIQLLIEYGAMYDVQDFDGDTPLHDAALSTQYEAVNLLLHVGANPEIRNEADYTPFHLACYKGCFQTVKNLYPFINDINQVTVNGDSPLILATQGCSDEIVKFLLKNGADPHIKNKYGDLALVMALNMGHSSSFKILLSVTSSSKIDQNIILYACKPHFFKMEILESLLTHDLGPEFFDFFEQFHITLEQFGEFRPAYLTNAPINSYLNICEYIYNQSPEKFKEFLYLFLLRGLLVDAIDVNECPPLVYIHYCMHTFCFEDVFKILREHGCNVDYCSMTCFNKDRYIPDALLASLTSDPATLLVMLPHSLYCDPEYLLKFACVNGVLGRIPQYVQYQLMSMIGINDTSLTAESLPYTALPLKHLCRQRIRSSIRHSSNKCLKSTNQFYDILNLIKIPLILKNYLRFV; the protein is encoded by the exons ATGGATTTTAGTTCTCTCAATCCATTATCATCAAACCCGCTGAATCTCGCAGCGCGGAACAACGATGTCAAAAAGGTCGAAAAATTACTCAAAAAAATGAATCCCAATTGTGTAGATAACAGAGGATGGACTTGCCTTCACGAGGCTGCAGCTAGAGATAGCTATCAGAGCATTTTACTCATCCTAAAACACAAGGATATTAGGCCTATGGCAGAGACTCACGAAGGTCACACGGCTTTGTACCTCGCATGTCGATATATGAGCTCAGTTCAGACAGTTCAAGCATTACTAGATAGTGTGCCTGACATAGCAAACTATGGGAGCACTGAAAATGTGACGCCGCTACATGTGTCAAGTGCTCAAGGTAGGCTTGAAGTAATTCAGCTACTGATTGAATATGGTGCAATGTATGATGTGCAAGACTTTGATGGAGACACACCTTTACACGATGCAGCTCTTAGCACTCAGTATGAAGCAGTAAACTTGCTGCTTCATGTAGGTGCCAATCCTGAAATAAGGAACGAGGCGGACTATACACCATTTCACTTAGCATGCTACAAGGGATGTTTTCAAACTGTAAAGAATTTATATCCATTTATAAACGATATCAATCAAGTGACTGTAAATGGTGATAGCCCATTAATACTAGCAACGCAGGGGTGCAGTGACGAAATTGTAAAATTCTTACTGAAAAATGGTGCTGATCCACACATAAAGAATAAATATGGTGATTTAGCATTAGTCATGGCATTAAACATGGGACACAGCTCCAGTTTCAAAATTCTCCTATCAGTTACTAGTTCCAGCAAAATAGaccaaaacataattttatatgcatGTAAGCCACACTTCTTCAAAATGGAAATACTGGAAAGCCTGTTAACACATGATTTAGGGCCAGAattctttgatttttttgaacAATTTCATATAACTCTAGAACAATTTGGTGAATTCAGACCTGCTTACCTCACTAATGCACCAATCAATTCTTATTTGAACATATGTGAATATATATACAATCAATCTCCTGAGAAGTTCAAAGAATTTCTGTATCTGTTCCTATTGAGAGGACTATTGGTAGATGCAATTGATGTGAATGAATGCCCACCTTTGGTATACATTCATTATTGCATGCACACTTTCTGCTTTGAAGAT GTATTCAAAATCCTTAGAGAACATGGTTGTAATGTAGACTATTGTAGTATGACATGCTTCAATAAAGATAGGTACATACCAGACGCATTACTGGCATCTCTCACGTCAGATCCTGCAACACTGTTGGTAATGTTACCACACAGTCTGTACTGCGATCCAgagtatttattaaagtttgcaTGTGTGAATGGGGTCTTAGGAAGAATACCACAATAT GTACAGTATCAATTGATGTCTATGATAGGTATCAATGACACTAGTCTAACTGCGGAATCGTTACCATACACGGCATTACCGCTGAAGCATCTGTGTCGACAAAGGATAAGGTCATCAATAAGACATTCCAGCAACAAATGTTTGAAATCCACAAATCAATTCTATGATATTCTCAATCTAATTAAAATAcctttgatattaaaaaactatttacgtTTTGTTTAG